Proteins encoded together in one Chryseobacterium sp. G0201 window:
- a CDS encoding pyridoxal phosphate-dependent aminotransferase: MNKLSDRVTRLGFSQTFVMSNKAREMKANGIDVISLTLGEPDFDVPDNIKQAAFDAINQNYSHYSPVPGFLELREAISNKLKRDNNLAYKPTQICVSNGAKQAIINVLAAIINDGDEVLLPAPYWVSYDEMVKMMGGNSVMISTSYVNDFKVTAEQLEEAITEKTKAILFSSPCNPSGGYYTYDELKSIAKVIAKYPQITVISDEIYEYINYETNTTSIAQFPEVYEQTAVINGMSKAFAMTGWRIGYSACPEWLAKACEKIQGQMTSGANTVAQRASIVALQTDPSEYKYMIDAFKIRRDLVYDLMKEIPGFKVLLPKAAFYFFPDISHYIGKNLGGTEIKDADDFAMFILENAHVGCVGGVSFGSPECIRFSYAASEDDLREAMRRIKELLSKFN, translated from the coding sequence ATGAACAAACTTTCAGATAGAGTAACAAGACTAGGCTTTTCTCAAACTTTCGTAATGTCTAACAAGGCAAGAGAAATGAAGGCAAATGGAATAGATGTAATCAGTTTAACATTGGGAGAACCCGATTTCGATGTTCCAGACAATATAAAACAAGCCGCTTTTGATGCTATTAATCAAAATTACAGTCACTACTCTCCCGTTCCGGGATTTTTAGAACTTCGTGAAGCAATTTCTAATAAATTAAAAAGAGATAATAATTTAGCCTACAAACCAACACAAATCTGTGTTTCAAATGGTGCTAAACAAGCGATCATTAACGTTTTAGCTGCAATTATCAATGATGGTGATGAAGTATTACTTCCGGCTCCGTATTGGGTAAGTTATGATGAAATGGTAAAAATGATGGGCGGAAATTCTGTCATGATTTCGACTTCATATGTTAATGATTTTAAAGTAACTGCAGAACAATTAGAAGAAGCAATTACAGAGAAAACCAAGGCAATTTTATTCAGTTCTCCGTGTAATCCGTCAGGTGGATATTATACGTATGACGAATTGAAATCTATCGCTAAAGTTATTGCTAAATATCCTCAAATCACGGTAATTTCTGACGAGATCTACGAATATATCAATTACGAAACAAACACAACTTCTATCGCTCAGTTTCCTGAAGTGTACGAACAAACTGCCGTAATCAACGGAATGTCAAAAGCTTTTGCAATGACAGGCTGGAGAATCGGTTATTCTGCATGCCCGGAATGGCTGGCAAAAGCGTGCGAAAAAATTCAGGGGCAAATGACGAGCGGCGCCAATACTGTTGCTCAAAGAGCGTCAATTGTTGCTTTACAAACCGATCCTTCTGAATACAAATACATGATCGATGCTTTCAAAATAAGAAGAGATCTTGTGTATGATTTAATGAAAGAAATTCCAGGCTTTAAGGTTCTTTTACCTAAAGCTGCATTCTATTTCTTCCCGGATATCTCTCATTATATCGGTAAAAATTTAGGTGGTACAGAAATTAAAGATGCTGATGATTTTGCGATGTTTATCTTAGAAAATGCTCATGTGGGATGTGTTGGCGGTGTTTCATTCGGAAGCCCGGAATGTATCCGATTTTCTTATGCTGCTTCGGAAGATGATTTAAGAGAAGCAATGAGAAGGATTAAAGAATTGCTAAGCAAATTCAATTAA
- a CDS encoding M28 family metallopeptidase codes for MKYFLFLLLTPFFIYSQVPPKDDEVKKYVSEVNSDSLKSYINTLVGFHTRHTLSSTDDKSKGIGAARNWVLKKFKDYSKNSNGRMEVYLQQQDIQPDGKRLDQVTNLGNPIAYLKGTDPNDKRIFLISAHLDSRVTNIMDRTSFAPGANDDGSGVSAVLEAARILSKSSFPASVIFVTFSGEEQSLLGSKLLAEKAKNENMQIEAVLNNDMIGNNKAGETGEINDHILRVFSEGIPYMDLDKKAMSIRNIGLENDGDSRQLARYVKEIAEKYVNKIEVKLIYRNDRFLRGGDHSSFVNYGFPSVRLTEYYENYDHQHQDVRTEKNIKYGDLPEFIDYNYLKKNVAVNIAVLANLAKSTSKPERVEIEVKELTNSTVLHWEKPKFGTVAGYYVLVRETDSPIWQKKIFTTELSIKIPLSKDNYIFAVQAVNQSGNLSLPVIPSIAK; via the coding sequence ATGAAATATTTTCTTTTTTTATTATTAACACCTTTCTTTATTTATTCACAGGTTCCTCCAAAGGACGATGAAGTGAAAAAATATGTTTCTGAAGTAAATTCTGATTCTTTAAAATCATACATCAATACGCTTGTTGGTTTTCACACCAGACACACTTTAAGTTCAACGGATGATAAAAGTAAAGGAATAGGAGCTGCAAGAAATTGGGTGCTGAAAAAATTTAAAGATTATTCGAAAAACTCCAATGGAAGAATGGAGGTTTACCTGCAACAACAAGATATTCAGCCTGACGGAAAGAGGTTAGACCAAGTTACTAACTTAGGAAATCCCATTGCTTATCTCAAAGGCACAGATCCTAATGATAAAAGAATTTTTCTGATTTCCGCACATTTGGATTCCCGTGTCACGAATATTATGGACAGGACTTCTTTTGCTCCCGGTGCAAACGATGATGGTAGTGGAGTAAGCGCAGTTCTAGAAGCTGCAAGAATCTTGAGTAAATCTTCATTTCCCGCATCTGTAATTTTCGTTACGTTTTCCGGTGAAGAACAGTCATTGTTGGGTTCTAAATTATTGGCAGAAAAAGCCAAAAATGAAAATATGCAGATAGAAGCCGTTCTGAACAACGACATGATAGGAAATAATAAAGCCGGAGAAACTGGTGAAATCAATGATCATATACTCAGAGTTTTTAGTGAAGGTATTCCTTACATGGATTTAGATAAAAAAGCAATGAGTATAAGAAATATTGGATTAGAAAATGATGGAGATTCCAGACAATTAGCTCGTTATGTAAAAGAAATTGCAGAAAAATATGTCAATAAAATTGAGGTGAAATTAATATACAGAAACGACAGATTTCTACGTGGTGGAGATCATTCCAGCTTTGTCAATTATGGATTTCCCTCAGTGAGACTTACCGAATATTATGAAAATTACGACCATCAGCATCAGGACGTAAGAACAGAAAAAAATATTAAATATGGAGATCTTCCGGAGTTTATAGACTACAATTATTTAAAGAAAAATGTTGCCGTAAATATTGCTGTACTTGCCAATCTTGCCAAATCTACCTCGAAACCTGAGCGCGTGGAAATCGAAGTGAAAGAGCTTACTAATTCTACTGTTTTGCATTGGGAAAAACCGAAATTTGGGACTGTTGCGGGATATTATGTTTTGGTAAGAGAAACAGATAGCCCGATCTGGCAGAAAAAGATATTTACCACTGAGCTTTCTATTAAAATACCGCTTTCTAAGGATAATTATATTTTTGCGGTACAGGCTGTTAATCAATCGGGAAATTTGAGTTTACCCGTTATTCCGAGTATTGCCAAATGA